CCTGCGTTGATAAAAAACGGGGAATGCCGCCCGCTTTTGAGCGTAAACGATCCGAACGCGAGTGCGCCGCACGAAACCATAAAATCGATAAATTCTTTTTGATAATCGGTCACAGCGCTTCCGACTTCGGCTGCAGTTTTTCCACTTCTTTTTGTGCGAGTCCGGTTGCCTTTGCGATATTTTCAATCGACAACCCCATATCAATTAAGTTCTTTGCCGTTTCGAGCCTCGCTTGATATGAGCCTTCGGAGATACCTTCTTGCTTGCCTTCAAGAATTCCTACACGCCGAGCATCCGCTTCAAATGCACTCATTATCATATATTCGCGCCTCCTATAAAAACTTTTGTAGGGAATATCAATTCCCGAAAAAGTTTTTAGCCGTGTGCGTCGAGCGCACAGACAATCTACGAGTTTGCAAGGCAAACTCGAGATAAAAAGTGTCGGCGCTATTGCAGCCGGCATTTTTTATTCGCCTTCTTTTGTCGTTTTGTTTTATCTCGTTTACTTTGTTTTCGAGTTCGATAATAAAATCACTGTTACTTTTCTTCCCATTCATATACTCTAAAAACGCTTGAAGTTCCGGTTTCTGCGTTTTTGCTGCTGCCCTGCTGTTAAGTATAACCTTTGTTATCCCGTCGGGCAACAGTATTTTGCCGTTTTCCGTGCAGGTTGTTTTAACGGAAAGAATTTGCCGATGCGTGCCTTCCGATATATGAAAAATATTATCCCGAAGTACTGGATGAGATCAAAGGGCTTGCGGACGGGCAGCGCAGTCCGCATGAAGATTTTTATACGTTTTTGCTGAGTATGTACTGCTTTGAATTTTCCAATCGATGTACATGTTTTGCCTTTGAGGATGACGAGCATATCGTATTTGCACGGAACAGCGATTTCCTTGTCAAACTGGAAAAGCTGTATATGAACTGCATGTATGCGCTCGACGGTGCGTACGCGTTTAATGGAAACACGACCGCGTTTATCGAAATGGAAGACGGAATAAACGAATACGGTTTAGCTGCGGGGCTGACTTTTGTGTATCCTGTCATAAAAAATGCGGGATTGAATTCGGGTATGCTGGTACGCTATATACTCGAAAAATGCAAAACGACGGAAGAAGCGATCGCGTGTATACGGACTTTGCCGATCGCATCTCAACAGACAATTTCCGTTATCGATAATACCGGAGCGATGGCAGTTATAGAATGTAATTGCCGCCGAATCGAAATCATAAAACCGACTGCCGATTGTAATTTTATTGCAGCGACGAACGGTTTCCATTCCGGAAAAATGAAACTGTACGAAAAGCACGGTATCGACGATTGGAGATCGGAAGAGCGCTATGAAGTTGCCCGTACGGCACTGAAAGAAAACCGACGCTGTTTTTCAACCGAATTGGCGGAATCGATTTTAAAAGGGCGCTTCGGATTTATGTGTCAGTATGACAGGAAGACCGGTGCCGATACCGTTTGGTCAGTCGTATACGACATCAAACATAAAAAAATATATCGTGCAGAAGGGAATCCCTGCAGAAAGCGATTCAGAGAGGACGCGCGGTTACGATTTATTTATTAATACATTATACAACGCACGCCTTGAGATGTATTACACCGCGCTTTCATACGCGGCACAGGACGCACCTTTTTTGACGACCGTTTCGTAGACGACGCGCTGCAAAAGAACGTCTTCGAAAAGCGCACCGCTCGAGCGGATTTCCATGTCGGCGCTTGCGATGCCGGCAAGGATCGCCGCAGTCTGTCCCGCCGTCCAAATCGAAGAGGCGCGGCTGTACTGCGCTTTCGCTTTTTTGCTCGAAAAGCCGTGCGTCTTTAACGTAAAATCGTCGATTTGTCCCGACGACGCGAGCGCGTGCCACAGCGCAAGGCGGCGGAAACACGAAGCGAGCCCCGCGAGTATCATCACCGGAGAAGAATCTTTTGAAAGACGGATTTTTTGCAGTACGTCGAGCGAAAGTTCGAGCCTTCGCGATGCGCTTTCACTCGATGCCATCGCCGCGAAGAGCGTAAAAGCGCTTTCGGCTCTGTTGTGCGAAAGCACCGCTTCGACGTCTTGGGGCGTGATTTCGTGCGATTTCGGAAAGAGCAAAAAAAATCGCGCGCATTCGGAACGGAGCGCCTGTGTATTGTTTTCGATCATGTCGAGGATATCTTCGGCGGCTTCTTCACCGATGCGGTATCCGTTTTTTCGGAAAAAGTTTATAAGCCACGGCACTTTCCGGTCTTCGAACATTTCCCAAAATATTTTTTTATGCGCGGAAGGCACAAGTTTTTCGAGCTTTGCGTCGACGGCGATTTCATCCGATACGAGGATGAGCGCGCTCGTCCCTTCCCCTGCGGTCTTTACCCATGCGGATATCGCACCGACGTCTTCCTTTTTTTTGATCGATTCCGCGGAACGTACGACGACGCACGATGCGTTTGTAAAGAGGGAGCCGCTCTGCAAAATCGTCACTATCTCCGAAACGGGCGTTTCGTTCGCATAAAAAAGGTATTCGTCGAGTTCTCCGTGCGCTTTTCGCATCGCCTCTTTTACGGCGGAAACAGCATCGTTCCGTTCGCCGAATTCGGGTCCGGTGTAAAGGTAGATCGGTGTATCCATATCAATAGGTGCGGACGATATTCGATAAGATGCCGACGACGCGGACATCCTGACTGTAGATCGCTTTGAATGCGGGGTTTTCCGGCTGCAATCGGATACGATTCTTTTCTTTGTAATACCGTTTTAAAGTGATGGCTTCGTCGATGACGGCGACGACGATCTGTCCGTTTTCCGCATCCGACGTCTGCTCGACGACCGCCAAATCGCCTTCGAGAATACCCGCGTCGATCATACTCTGTCCGCGCACGCGAAGGGCAAAATAACGCTTTCCCGGGCGTACGAAGGGTTCGGTCAAATTGACATAGCCGTCGAGATTTTCCGCGGCGAGGAGCGGCTTACCTGCGGCGACCGTTCCGAGAAGCGGCACTTTGTCGACGTAGGGACGTGGATCCTTGAGTTCGCCGTCGGCAAGCACGCGGATCGAACGCGATCGTTTTCGACACAGCGATAAAAATCCCTTGCGCTGTAAAGCCGCTATGTGATCCTGCACGGCGCGCAGCGATACGTCGAAGTGATCGCTTATTTCGCGCACGGTCGGCGGATACGAATTCTCTTCCGCAAAATCGGCGATAAACGTTAAAACCTGTTTTTGTCTGTCAGTAATTTCCTTCATGCTATTCTTCCGCAAATTTCGAATCGAAGAGCGCTTCGATCGCCTGCACCGCTTCCTTTTCGTCGGAGCCGTCCGCTTTCAGCGTGATGCTCGTATTGTAACCCGCCGCCATCGTGATGACACCCATGATCGATTTTGCATTCACTTCCGTGTCGCCGAGAACGAGCGTAAGCTCGCAGTTGAATTTATTTGCGGTCTGCGCGATGAGCGCAGCGGGCCGCGCGTGAATGCCTGCACGATTTTTTACGATCAGCGTTTTTTCAATCATATCGTCATCCTTTAATAAAAACAAAATTAATAATTAATAGGAATCATCGCTGCTGTTGTATGCAGTCTGCGCTTCTCCCGTTTCGATCCATTTGAGCACGTTTTGATTGAAGTCACGTGCGGAATTGTATCCCATGCGCTTTAAGCGTTCGTTCATCGCCGCAGCTTCGATGATAATCGGCAGGTTCCGCCCCGGCCGCACCGGTATTTCGAGAACGGGAATTTTGACGCCGAGTATATCCATGTATTTTTGATCCGTGCCGAGGCGGTCGTACACTTTATCGGGATCCCAATCTTCGAGTTCGACGACGAGCTGCACTTCTTTTTGATCGCGGATGGCGCCGACGCCGTAGAGCTGCGATACGTTGATAATGCCCAGTCCCCGTATTTCCATGTGGTGGCTGATAAATCGATTTGCACCCTGTCCGAGCAGGATATTGCCGTTGACGCACCGCAGTTCGATGATGTCGTCCGCAACGAGGCGATGGCTCCGTTCTATGAGTTCGAGCGCGGTTTCGCTTTTACCGACACCGGAGTGTCCGACGAGCAGTATACCGATGCCGTACACTTCGACGAGGACGCCGTGCATCGTTTTTTTCGGCGCGAAGGTATTCGATAAAACGCGAATGAGGCGGCTTGAAAATTCGGTCGATTCGAGCGACGTCTGTAAAATGGGGCAAAAGGCTTCTTCCGCTATCGAAAGAAAATCTTCCGGCGGCTGTATGCCGTACGAAAAAACGCAGCAAGGAATATCGTATTCGAAAATCTCTTTCAGCGATGAGAGATTGTGTTCGGCGTGGAGCTTTTGCAGATACGCGCTTTCGCCGCGGCCGAAAAGCTGTACGCGCTGATAAGCGAAAGATTCGTAAAAACCGGTAAGCGCAAGACCCGGACGGTTGATGTCGGGAGCCGTCATCGCGCGGGGCAAACCGCGCCGTCCCGCGATGCACGTCAAATACAGCGCGTCGTGCCCGGGCAGGTCAAGCTCAAGCAAATCAAGGACGGTGAATTTCTTATCGGCCATGATTATACTATACACATATATTGATGAAAGCGCAAGGTTTAAAAACGGCAAACCCGCCTTTCGCCCTATCAATTATTTTTTCATTTTCCGCCACAGCGTCGAACGGTTGATGCCGAGTATGCGGCACGTTTCCGAAACCGAATTGCCGGTCTTTGCAAAAACTTCCTTGATATATCGATCTTCCGCTTCTTTAAGCGACACCTTTTTTTCACCGAGAGAAAGCCGATCGGTACTCTCGCTTCCGTCCGTATCGAATTTCGATTGCATATGCCTGCCGTAAAACGGATCGGGAAGTCCCGCGCACAAATCTTCTTCTTGTATGAAATCCCCCTCGCCGATGATAACGGCTCTCTCTATCATACCCTGCAGTTCGCGTACGTTTCCTTCGTACACATAGCGCTTCAAAAACGAAAGCGCTTCACGGGTAAATCCCGCAAATCGTTTCGTATAGCGTCCGTTGTATTTCCGTAAAAAGGATTCCGCCAAAACGGGAATATCTTCCGCACGTTCGTTCAGCGGAGGAATATACAGACGCAGCGTATTCAATCGATATAATAAATCCTTGCGAAATTTTCCGTCCGCGACGAGTTCATGCAGATTTTTATTCGTCGCGCAGATGAGCCGTACGTCGAGCGGAATATTCGCATCCCCTCCGATACGCATCACTTCGCGTTCCTGTACCACACGTAAAAGGCGTCCCTGCAATTCAAGCGGCAGCTCTCCGATTTCGTCGAGAAAAAGAGTCCCCGTATGCGCCATTTCAAAGACACCTTCTTTTCCGCCCCTGACACCGCCGGTAAACGCGCCTTCCGCATATCCGAAGAGCATGCTTTCAATAAGCGCGGGCGGAAGGGCGGCACAGCTGACTGCAACGAAGGGTGCAAGCCGGCGTTTGCTTCCGTTATGAATGCTCTGTGCAAACAATTCTTTTCCGACGCCCGATTCGCCTTCGATCAAAACGGCGGAATCGTAATTGCAGATTTTTTGAGCGATCGCGATGCAATCGCCCATAACGCGGCTTTTATAAATTATCGTCGCAAACGAATACTTTGCCGTAAGCCGCTTTTGCACGAGTTTTTGCCGTATCTTTTTTTCACGGCTTTGCACATCGGTAATATCCTGAAATACCGCGATTGAACCGTGTTGTTTTCCGCCGGATTGAATCGGATAATTGCTGATTTCTATTTTCGACGAACCGATTCGGCGCAGTTCGTCGGAAAGCGGCACATTGTCCGCGATTTCTCGAATAACCGCACCGTACCGATCGAGGACGCCGAGCGGCATATTCGATAAATCTTTTTGCTCCATACCGAAGATGCGGCACGCCGGCGCATTGACCGCAACGATCCTGTTATTTTCATCGGTCGCAAGCACACCGTCGTGAACGGAATCCATAAGTGTGCGATACCGATCGATGAGTTCTTCTTCGCGTTCTATCGCATCGAGAACCCGCTCGGCTTCATCGAACGCATCTT
This Treponema socranskii subsp. buccale DNA region includes the following protein-coding sequences:
- the holA gene encoding DNA polymerase III subunit delta yields the protein MDTPIYLYTGPEFGERNDAVSAVKEAMRKAHGELDEYLFYANETPVSEIVTILQSGSLFTNASCVVVRSAESIKKKEDVGAISAWVKTAGEGTSALILVSDEIAVDAKLEKLVPSAHKKIFWEMFEDRKVPWLINFFRKNGYRIGEEAAEDILDMIENNTQALRSECARFFLLFPKSHEITPQDVEAVLSHNRAESAFTLFAAMASSESASRRLELSLDVLQKIRLSKDSSPVMILAGLASCFRRLALWHALASSGQIDDFTLKTHGFSSKKAKAQYSRASSIWTAGQTAAILAGIASADMEIRSSGALFEDVLLQRVVYETVVKKGASCAAYESAV
- the hprK gene encoding HPr(Ser) kinase/phosphatase, encoding MADKKFTVLDLLELDLPGHDALYLTCIAGRRGLPRAMTAPDINRPGLALTGFYESFAYQRVQLFGRGESAYLQKLHAEHNLSSLKEIFEYDIPCCVFSYGIQPPEDFLSIAEEAFCPILQTSLESTEFSSRLIRVLSNTFAPKKTMHGVLVEVYGIGILLVGHSGVGKSETALELIERSHRLVADDIIELRCVNGNILLGQGANRFISHHMEIRGLGIINVSQLYGVGAIRDQKEVQLVVELEDWDPDKVYDRLGTDQKYMDILGVKIPVLEIPVRPGRNLPIIIEAAAMNERLKRMGYNSARDFNQNVLKWIETGEAQTAYNSSDDSY
- a CDS encoding HPr family phosphocarrier protein, which translates into the protein MIEKTLIVKNRAGIHARPAALIAQTANKFNCELTLVLGDTEVNAKSIMGVITMAAGYNTSITLKADGSDEKEAVQAIEALFDSKFAEE
- a CDS encoding sigma-54-dependent Fis family transcriptional regulator → MSDIVLIAPYEKMLSDAKHVIEKRHYTNITAVFGDLSAGLIAASDALKNGAKILISRGGTYSLIQYVSPVPVVEIKTSPIDFAETIRALQNIDDVIGVVGYANSMNGYELLKELGKRVIRAELKNNNDSVEDKIKECVASGAKVIVGDAVTCRTGSALGYTCFLLESGERSLEDAFDEAERVLDAIEREEELIDRYRTLMDSVHDGVLATDENNRIVAVNAPACRIFGMEQKDLSNMPLGVLDRYGAVIREIADNVPLSDELRRIGSSKIEISNYPIQSGGKQHGSIAVFQDITDVQSREKKIRQKLVQKRLTAKYSFATIIYKSRVMGDCIAIAQKICNYDSAVLIEGESGVGKELFAQSIHNGSKRRLAPFVAVSCAALPPALIESMLFGYAEGAFTGGVRGGKEGVFEMAHTGTLFLDEIGELPLELQGRLLRVVQEREVMRIGGDANIPLDVRLICATNKNLHELVADGKFRKDLLYRLNTLRLYIPPLNERAEDIPVLAESFLRKYNGRYTKRFAGFTREALSFLKRYVYEGNVRELQGMIERAVIIGEGDFIQEEDLCAGLPDPFYGRHMQSKFDTDGSESTDRLSLGEKKVSLKEAEDRYIKEVFAKTGNSVSETCRILGINRSTLWRKMKK
- the lexA gene encoding transcriptional repressor LexA, which gives rise to MKEITDRQKQVLTFIADFAEENSYPPTVREISDHFDVSLRAVQDHIAALQRKGFLSLCRKRSRSIRVLADGELKDPRPYVDKVPLLGTVAAGKPLLAAENLDGYVNLTEPFVRPGKRYFALRVRGQSMIDAGILEGDLAVVEQTSDAENGQIVVAVIDEAITLKRYYKEKNRIRLQPENPAFKAIYSQDVRVVGILSNIVRTY
- a CDS encoding C45 family autoproteolytic acyltransferase/hydolase, with the protein product MDEIKGLADGQRSPHEDFYTFLLSMYCFEFSNRCTCFAFEDDEHIVFARNSDFLVKLEKLYMNCMYALDGAYAFNGNTTAFIEMEDGINEYGLAAGLTFVYPVIKNAGLNSGMLVRYILEKCKTTEEAIACIRTLPIASQQTISVIDNTGAMAVIECNCRRIEIIKPTADCNFIAATNGFHSGKMKLYEKHGIDDWRSEERYEVARTALKENRRCFSTELAESILKGRFGFMCQYDRKTGADTVWSVVYDIKHKKIYRAEGNPCRKRFREDARLRFIY